The following are encoded in a window of Bdellovibrio svalbardensis genomic DNA:
- a CDS encoding MarR family winged helix-turn-helix transcriptional regulator — translation MAKLFIQELPSREEIHKTASELHAGVEMDAWVLHSNLLFMKVATELEMKLDSLLSEYQLSSGRFTLLFILRNSPEGLMPSVLAQKVGVTQATISGLLNSLEKANLIVRETHQRDGRSFVIKLTEKGDSTIKEIFPRWYPFIQSFWGQFADDEKSNLDRLLERMIHTTTLQKAEQ, via the coding sequence ATGGCAAAGTTATTTATTCAAGAGCTACCTAGCCGCGAAGAGATTCACAAGACAGCTTCCGAGCTGCACGCGGGTGTCGAAATGGATGCCTGGGTCTTGCATTCAAATTTGCTCTTTATGAAAGTCGCAACCGAACTGGAAATGAAGTTGGACAGCTTGCTGTCTGAATATCAACTTTCCAGTGGAAGGTTTACCTTGTTGTTTATTTTGCGCAACTCTCCAGAAGGCTTGATGCCATCTGTTCTGGCGCAAAAGGTGGGCGTGACCCAAGCGACGATATCGGGGCTGTTGAACAGTCTTGAAAAGGCGAACTTGATCGTGCGCGAGACCCATCAAAGGGACGGCCGTTCTTTTGTGATAAAGCTCACAGAAAAGGGCGACAGTACGATCAAAGAGATTTTCCCGCGTTGGTATCCCTTTATCCAGTCTTTCTGGGGGCAGTTTGCTGACGATGAAAAATCGAATCTAGACCGTCTTTTGGAACGTATGATTCACACGACCACCCTGCAAAAGGCTGAGCAATAA
- a CDS encoding four-helix bundle copper-binding protein — protein MIPNPSQDSDTAKAIKACFSCSRTCLETLQYCLHQKISKFTGKQLAVMQFCSDSCQLAASMMMADLNTQHQSCELTFELCTRCADECERYQDDTVLSRCAEECRRCAEICRGMAGMTVQVRSPSKESGKSARA, from the coding sequence ATGATTCCCAATCCATCTCAAGACAGCGATACAGCGAAAGCCATTAAGGCTTGTTTTTCTTGTTCCAGAACCTGTTTGGAAACTCTTCAGTATTGTCTTCATCAAAAAATTTCGAAGTTTACCGGTAAGCAGCTCGCGGTGATGCAGTTTTGTTCTGATTCCTGTCAGTTGGCCGCAAGCATGATGATGGCTGATCTTAATACTCAACACCAGAGCTGTGAATTGACGTTTGAATTGTGCACGCGATGCGCAGACGAGTGCGAGCGATATCAAGACGATACGGTCTTGAGCCGTTGCGCCGAAGAATGCCGCCGTTGTGCAGAAATCTGTCGAGGCATGGCTGGAATGACGGTACAGGTTCGCAGCCCTAGCAAAGAGAGCGGAAAGTCAGCTAGGGCCTAG